Sequence from the Crassostrea angulata isolate pt1a10 chromosome 9, ASM2561291v2, whole genome shotgun sequence genome:
TTCAACATTAGCTATCAATTgtcaatgaagtttttttttagccttttttttcaaaaattttagcCTGTGATCCGGGATATTTTGGAATAAACTGCGACTCAAAATGTTCGTCACTAAGTTATGGATTCAATTGTTTATCAGAATGCGATTGTAGCGAGCACGACTGTCACCATGTTTACGGATGTACTCAAGCTTCTGGAGGTATATGTTTGCTTTAAAGCCTTACTTAATCAATTGCAACTTACGTTAAAAAAACCATATGCATGTTTTTCTATTAAGTTTTATGTTGAAAGTGTGATCCCCAAAATGTATAagtctattattttgttttacttagATGTTTTCATGGACAAATTATGTTACACATGTAAACCCATTTCATCGGCCATAGCAAAATGTCTTTGATGATTGTTTGCCTGCAAAATCCTTCAAACAATTGAATTCTTTAGCTTTATTAAATCGaatcctttttttttactgaaaaatgtGGAAGcatgattgaattttttttagcttatAGTAAGCGTATATCATTACCTATGCACGTTCACCACTTAAGTCTGTCCCGATATATTTATCCAGCACATTtggtcgtttttttttttttttgaaaatatacatacatgtgaaagaagtgcaattaaaatcgatataagggaaaaaaatttgaagatatcttgaagatatcttcattgacacattatcactTTTCAGCCAAAACAAATCCCAGGATCGAAAAttgatttcttacggagattttcaataggaaatgtttacatcttttcctATTTGGAAGTCATTCggaatacctcgcgcaattttcaacgttatcatcctaACTtaatgcaatacaaaatccccgtagacattaCATTTTTTAGACTTGTATTGAAACCTGCTTAGCTAACATTGGCGTTAAAGctgaataatattgaaaattgttcatacttttgaatgggCATCGTTTGACTCCTGAGGTATTTATTAATACTGAGCAATTAAGCATTGGATGTAAATTGAGGATATCTTGGGATAGTTTAACAGAGTATGAGTGTAAAACATTTTGCAATGTGTTTAATTTGCAGACACTGCATAAGTCGAAAAAAGGCGTTGAACTTTTCTTcgtattaattttgtaaagatatgttgaattttttttagagagaCGTCTACTTTTCTTCTGATAATAATAAGTAATAACATATACACATCATTacataaatgtaattaaatacaGGTAATGTAATATCGTATCGAGCCGACGTTAAATGAATGTACAACTTTTCATGTCTCATATGAATGCAAGTTGTTTCACGCGGAAATACAATGTTCAACCAAACAGTAAGTAAACGGAGAATTTGTCTAAAACCAAATTCTAATATAGTAACGTATGTTTTCCCACACCTACCTTGAACAACTAAAAATAAACAGCTAGAACTATGTCCTTTTCCCTTGGAAGAATAAccttttgtttgaatttttaatggttttaaattcatgatttttgtgaaattcaAACAGAATCTTCAGTGAGGAAAAAACTGTATTAtttactaaatttcatttccaaATAAATTAGAGCCTTTAAAAATACGggataaaattaaaactaatgATATAAACAATACTAATTACGAACGGTACTATTTTGcaatattaaatatatcattgtTAGGATATTCGAAAAAGGTATGGGCGATTAAAAGGGACTACAATGATAGCGGGATAAGTTTTAGAGTGTTTACAGTGAATATCTGTAgacattaattttttgttgatacAATGCAATAAGCGCCtattgtttaaacataaataaatgttttctaCTTGATGAAATGCTTATATTACtaacaaatatcaaattatatagcAATTTAAACAAACGTAAGGtacaataaatattgttttaaacacactttcatttttaaatgcatatagATTTCCTTTCCAGATTTAACGAGGCTCGATATAATACTGACAATGATATATGGTATTTTTGGCCATCAACATACCTTTTGTAAAGAAACAATCAAAATAACTAagctttacatttatttttcctGTATCTTTGTACAGAGGTCTTCTTTTTAGGATATTGGTATAGTTTAAAATGGCGACGACCTTCAAGCTTCCACAAGACTTTGAAAGCTATTTATAACAACTAATATCAAAtcttattttagatttttccaATGAGGAATCAACTATTAGATATGGGTATGGCACTACATTGTTCCTTATCActattaaaaacagaaaaaaatgattatatgGATAAATAAAGCAATGGCTTTATATTcatgattttgctatttatgaaaaaaaaattaacaatttcaaaacaatacTTCCAGATCAGTAAGATCAACTTTATCAACTGACATCGAGACAACAAGAAATATTCACGTGTTAGTGGTGAATAGAGAGACTCCAGATACGGTAGACGGACATAAAGATATTGAAATTAGACTGGaatctaaaacaaaaataaagtcaGCCAGGATAGGAATAATTTTACTTTCAATGGTTTCTGTGGTCATAATACTGTTAATAATCTGTACTTATCCTCTTGAGAAATATCAAATCATGAAATACACCCAGAAAGAAGATCTTTGTGATATCTAAACGAAAGGATGACCCAAATGCATAATTTGAATAACAATGTTTTTGTTGTGGTTCTGCGTAATATTGACTGATTAGTgattttaacaacattgtaaTGTGTCTAATTGTACAATTAGTCTTTTTCATTTCTCTCTTTggttattgttttcattatcttTTTCAACTTTCTCCTTAATTATGTTCTAAAAGCGACCTTAGATATAAgcaaatgaaatatgaaatgcaCAACGGATACAGGTAAAACGTGCTGGTCCTGGTTTTCAGTAGAACAGTAAATTGGTCCACACTGCAAATATCCTTTGGATCATTGTTAGTCCCGGAccaaatacaattaaaatgcaTCAAGTACTCAATGATGATTTAGTTTcgtattatttaattttattgtttgtttttattttttcctccaaATCTTCTtcgtttttattatattaagtAGATAGTATTACATTGTCTTCATATTTTAGACCTTACACGAGAAAAACTTTCCCTCTTCTTAAGAGCATTATTTTCAGTTTATACaacatgaattaaaattttataatgtttgcAAAATTAAGATACATGTCatggaaaaagaaaagaatcgGTTTGTTGTATATCGTGCATTTTATCTAATATGAATAAATCTTGGTATgtcaaaaatgtttaatgtcAAATGTTAAGTTGTTTTTAGAAATTATGATAATGCCAAGAGTCATCTCCCTTTGTGCAGCAAACACAAATTTGATGTAAAAATGACTAGTTTCTAAAcgtttaaaacagaaatatgtatgaacttttctgattttaaatgaataaaatgttaaacgATACAGTGTGTGATTAAATGGTTTCagcataggtatatatatatgctgAATACAAGGCCGAATTTAGcttacatgttttatattacAAACTAAATTTCTGTACTTCGTAGGCACATGATGAATTAAAATGTAGCTGCAATATCATAATCAATGAGTCATTTTGTTCATAATAAATTTATCGATATCCTGTTTTCAAGACAAATGATTTCCTGATTAATAAAATCTAAATTGGACCAAAaaagatattgttttttttaaaaatatgatgatcATAAAAAACAATCAGATTAGAAAAAAAGCATCCTGGTCTCAAATGATTTATAGcttcaatttaatttgaaatataagaaggaaatgaaaataaaatcacaaagaAACCTTTCAAATTAAATGGGATTTTTGAATGCTGACGACGGAGAACAAGAACCGCATCTGAGAGGTACAAAGCGGTATTCTTTATGACCGAAtgcattgttgttgttttttttttaatttcctgcAGTGGAATCTAGGAGGTCCTTTACATTCACTAGAACCCTTTGTGTAgtgaatataaattttatatggaGCTGCCTTTtgttatttgcatttttatctGCGCATAAAGCATTCATCCTAAACACAATAtaggttttgttttgttttgtatatgtatgtgctgatttcttctttttttagatttatctcatatttaaataacattaacatttaaagatacaatttgattttttaaagtgtcAAAGAATacgaattgaatatttttttttttacaagcccatcaacaaaataaacaaatgcatAAATATCTATTGCTTTTATTCAAGATCGCGAATTCAATTTTGAAGCTTGAATGTAGTTTACCCCGATACACCAATTGAATTACGGCAAGGGCTTTGTTAATCATTTGTTCAACTGCTGGTTACAAGGTACAAGTATCTTTCAATTTTGCAAAATGACATCTgattcattgatttaaaaagaaaaaataggaCCCAATCATCCTTATTTGACTGATACTGAAaatatatcacatatatttttatgatgaatatGTCTACAAAATATGCAACGATTACTGGCACACACATCATAGTCACTCAGAGAAGCTTCAGTTTTAATGGAAAGTGAAGGACTCTCTACCACAAGACCACGCGCATgagcatatatatatgtatttttcccaccaacatatttttattgtaaaccCAACTTGGTTTCTGTATGGGGAAAAAAATTGCGTAAAATATTCAGATTATTTGtcgaaaaaaatgatatactaTTCTATGTTTGCTGTAAATGCTTAATTGTACATAACACTAAAGAAATGACTCAGAatattaagattattttttacttCAAAAGCAATCGTTTGAATTTGGTATTCTTAGCATTAACTTATCTTGATATGATACTGGTAACACGGTTTTGTGAAAACAAGTAAACTTTAAGAACGTGTATCATTGGTTATCgtgtttgttaattaaaaataactCATCAAATAAAAAGGATCGTCTTTAGCATAAGAAAATTCATACATTCATGCATAACCAAAAAAGCACTGGTCATTCTTCGGGGAAGTACATAGAGTTCGTAAAACGTATATTTTTGTAAAGAGGTATATCGCCTTTTTCCATTATTTCGATAGATTCAGGTACTTAGCTGTCGCAAAATGATTTTCGAAACCTAGTTAcactgtactgattttataatggtgtAAATAGCAACTGATTTGTCATAAAATCGGTAAAGTCtgtgtaaaatattatttgatattctGAAACGTTATAGATTCAAgcaaaatgcatttatttagaTCTAAGTGTtaatagagtacatgtatagtgttaaAGAATAGAACTGTTTATACTGAGTACCCTAATATTCAGACCGAATTAatgataaatgataattaatgaaaaaatgattatttaaaataaacccagaagataagatacatgtaacttaatctttcaatttttttttatttttcaattctgtagaaaaaatatttagtacTTGGAGGATTAGATCCAGCGaccacaaaataaaaaaaaagacctCCGCGTAACCACAAGGCTATGCATCTAATGTTTTCAGAAGATGCATTTTCAATGAATATGGCTATAAAAATGACTGCATTAAAAAGACACTAATTGAAATctttgtctaattttcagtaCGAAGACCACGTTTAACCAAAACTAATTCAATGTTAACGTGTACCACAATACGTAGAAcattaatttaataatatattgtcCTATTTTATTAATACAACATATATTCAGTAAAGCAGTGTATATATTACGTTGTTACTTACGTTTAATATCAACGTAATTAAATCCTTTTCTTCAAGTTGCTTACTAAACATTACATTGCGTGTAAATTGTTCCATGTCATTTACACACGTTTAATACGAACTTTAttcataaatgaaaataaaacaaaacttcaGCTGCATTTTGTTTTCAGACCAAGGTTGAAAAGTCCAATTCAGTCTCATTCTAAGAGATGAAAACTCCGGAACGCTTGTTAGTGTATTGGTGATTTTCTGTTTACCTGTATCAATCATCTATTAGATCTTTTAAGATAACTTACGACTTGCCTTTCTCCGAGTTGTATGTATGGTTAagaacaaaccaaaaaaaattaaaaaaaacaaccgtcacagttatttattttattatgcataGCATACAAGGGCAGTACATAACAGTCATCATAATAGTAACAATAGTATGGATAGTGGTTTGCATTTACGATGCCTAAAAATTGTATCGGTTAGATACAAATTGCATCAGACGGACCCACATCTTATCGCGATAAGGAGTCGTAAAGACATGGGTCTTTctgatgaaagaaaaaaaaatacatacacgAATAAAGTAATTATTGTTATGACAATCTAAACATGATCTTGTATTTATAAAGACAagtataaaatgtaatttgtaaaaagCATGTTTCGATAAACGTCTAACGAAAAGGGATTATTAAAAAGACATTTAATATACGTTAGAAGAAGTACTatgcagaaataaaaaaaatgtagggCAGCAAGAAATTATAGGTAGTGCAATCTGCCTAACGTAGTATGCAATATTTCGGCAGCtgtttttacaaatttgtaTTATCTTTATTAAGGCTAAAAATAATCCTCCAAAATCTGAACAGTGCACATCATCGCTAAACAGAAATAATATCCATTACTGATGTATCTTATTCATCATTTAGACAGGAAATGATAATTTCAATTACATGTTGTCTCGAAATGATGACGCTACGAAAATATGGTATTGCAATATTTTGTCTAAAATCCAGATTAACATTCTTAATTTATAATCAAAGAAGGAAATGTTTCTGCTCAAATGGCTTTTGTCatggatttataaaaaaaaatcaaaatagacGTACATCTCTGTGTTGCATGTTTCACAATCTATAGCTTGTGAGTGAATTGTAAAAATGCAACTTGTCACacttttattcttaaaatgcTTTTATTGAATTATCTTACCTAAGAAAACATGGatttagaaattgtgtttttataaaatCGTTGAATGCTAATACTTTTCCTTGTAAATTTCAGAtttaatctttataaaaatataagtaatggGTTTCTAAACtcaacaaaattataatttattttgcgTGATTTTTATGGTTCATTGCCACAGCAAATTTTAGATTGGTTTAATAATGTAAATAACACTATAAGAAAGCGGTTTTACGCCATTCTAGAATAGCGTCTGTGATGGGAATTTTAATTTCACAGCGCTTTCATGCTAAATGAAGTTTAAAACTGTGTCCGTACTTCTCACTGTCTGTTTATCATAGTCAGTATACATGTACGACAAAAACTAGTTGTGATGTATAACtacacgaaaaaaaaatccttagtTTGCATTCGGTTTGCTTGCAAGATATTTACCAAATAGTAGAAAACAGGACTTAGTTTAGACACGTCTCATTGTTAGAATATTTGATTTCGTTAAGGTATCCTTACTTAtactaaaaatatattcagCAGTAGTAAAACGAATTTTAATTAATCACTGCATCAATGctgagaaaaataaaataaaaagtgcgtttctattttttttctgtgcTATAATAGAAGGGGATACTTACTTATGAAAGTAAAATAGTATTGATTTAGCATTTAAATCACCAACGACACAATGATGTCTTTTATTCAGTACATGTTCACTACGACACCTAATAAACTTGACGTAACTCATTTCCGAAAGCAGAGACGACTGTTTTTGTAATTAAGACACCTCATCAAGAAAACCAATTAATCTAGTATATCAATATTCCGGTAATCTGATCAAATGTATCTGTTAGTGTGTTCATAGAATTCGGATTAAAATTAAATCGCAGTAATTTTTTGCCTTATAAATACAAAACGTCAGATATTATTTTAGAATATTCTTCTGTCTTTTGATGTAATACATGATTGATTAAGGTAAGTTGCTGTTACATTAAGTAGTATAAAAACATAATACTGATATATATTTTCGAATAATCCAAAAATAGTGCAAACAGTTAACAGCATAGGAAATTCCTAAAACAAAACTATAATGTATAAAACCAATCAATTTAAGAATTGAAcagtatgtttttttaattttgtcttaGACATTTTTATCAATCGTTCTTTATGGAGGATttcgtttaacgaaattttcgGTTTAAAGTAGCCTTGTAAGCTAAAAACTGTTAATGATTATGTttccatattttattttctagaattCTTAATTTAGGCATTTCTTAGTTTTTACTTAAATCTGATTTTCGGCGATGGCTTTCTGAATATCTCGCAATTGTGTGTAATGTAAATAGGAAAATGCACTGTATTGTTTATATACTTAGCGa
This genomic interval carries:
- the LOC128164132 gene encoding multiple epidermal growth factor-like domains protein 6, coding for MENNVKVTKIHLMWIGIIFQYGCLSFIVAKNADECTLGYKWNQIIKQCIPCPSGYLSKNCEIECPFPYYGRNCIKECNCDIEDCHHVNGCKLVSEKTNHSIILTTNERQNHTICRVNHKWSSTEQNCIPCDPGYFGINCDSKCSSLSYGFNCLSECDCSEHDCHHVYGCTQASGDFSNEESTIRYGSVRSTLSTDIETTRNIHVLVVNRETPDTVDGHKDIEIRLESKTKIKSARIGIILLSMVSVVIILLIICTYPLEKYQIMKYTQKEDLCDI